One segment of Halomonas sp. TD01 DNA contains the following:
- a CDS encoding sirohydrochlorin chelatase, protein MRAIFLVDNGSLRPQATHNLRRVAFALSQQLGETVQAASLLHSNKIPPEEIDGIPAITLGPAAERSVELGATEIIVLPFFFGPSKALTGYLPERMAALQARFPRVSVRVAQPLVDERGNNDLRLAKLLADNVRDKHQTGTTPHVALVDHGSPIPEVTAVRNRLAGQLSVLLADEVSCVAAASMERREGDEYRFNEPLLEHLLDTPEFQSGSVILAMLFLSPGRHAGEGGDIAEICAAAEQRNPGLSVTTTALVGEHPDIVEILHARLSQALDGERFLLELPATLDNAR, encoded by the coding sequence ATGCGCGCTATTTTTCTCGTCGATAACGGCTCATTACGGCCCCAGGCAACCCACAACCTGCGCCGTGTAGCGTTTGCGCTCAGCCAGCAGCTAGGAGAAACCGTGCAAGCGGCTTCCTTGCTGCACTCTAATAAAATTCCTCCTGAAGAGATCGACGGGATCCCCGCGATTACCCTAGGTCCGGCCGCTGAACGCAGTGTCGAGCTGGGGGCGACAGAGATCATTGTGCTGCCGTTCTTCTTTGGGCCAAGCAAGGCACTGACCGGCTACCTGCCAGAGCGCATGGCAGCACTGCAGGCGCGTTTTCCCCGGGTGAGCGTTCGTGTGGCCCAACCGCTGGTGGATGAACGGGGCAATAACGACCTGCGTTTAGCCAAGCTGCTGGCCGACAACGTGCGCGACAAGCACCAAACGGGAACGACGCCACACGTAGCCCTGGTGGATCACGGTAGCCCGATTCCTGAAGTGACAGCCGTGCGCAATCGCTTAGCCGGGCAGTTAAGCGTGCTACTGGCAGATGAGGTTAGCTGCGTCGCAGCGGCATCCATGGAGCGCCGTGAAGGCGACGAATATCGCTTTAACGAGCCGCTGTTGGAGCATTTGTTGGATACGCCAGAGTTCCAATCAGGCTCGGTCATCTTAGCGATGCTGTTTCTCTCGCCTGGGCGTCATGCAGGGGAAGGCGGCGATATCGCCGAGATTTGTGCCGCCGCGGAACAGCGCAACCCAGGTTTGAGCGTGACGACCACCGCGCTTGTTGGCGAGCATCCTGACATTGTTGAGATACTACATGCTCGGTTGAGCCAAGCGCTTGATGGTGAACGTTTTCTACTCGAACTTCCGGCTACACTAGACAATGCGCGCTAG
- a CDS encoding ABC-F family ATPase, translated as MIATANITMQFGAKPLFENVSVKFNNGNRYGLIGANGCGKSTFMKILGGELEPSSGQVMLDSSTRLGKLRQDQFAYENERVIDTVIMGNAELWKVAAERERIYSLAEMSEADGMAVADLEVRFAELDGYTAESRAGELLLGLGIPIEQHTGPMSEVAPGWKLRVLLAQALFSDPDVLLLDEPTNHLDINTIRWLEDILKARSSTMVIISHDRHFLNSVCTHMADLDYGEITLFPGNYDDYMTAATAARERQHSDNAKKKAQIAELQQFVSRFSANASKAKQATSRARQIDKIKLEDIKPSSRVSPFIRFEQNKKIHRNAVNVDAITKGYDDDKPLFERFSMTVEAGERIAIIGPNGIGKTTLLKTLAGDLHPDAGEVKWTDAAEVGMFGQDHTDDFPVDATLFEWMSQWTKGGEQVVRGALGRMLFSSDDINKSVRVISGGEQGRMLFGKLTLTNPNVLLMDEPTNHLDMESIEALNLALENYPGTLIFVSHDREFVSSLATRIIDMQPDGLVDFSGSYDDYLRSQGVV; from the coding sequence TTGATCGCAACCGCCAATATCACCATGCAGTTTGGGGCAAAGCCCCTGTTTGAAAATGTTTCCGTCAAATTTAATAACGGCAATCGCTACGGTTTGATTGGCGCCAATGGTTGCGGTAAGTCCACCTTTATGAAGATTTTGGGTGGGGAGCTTGAGCCTTCTTCCGGGCAGGTCATGCTGGATAGCAGCACGCGGCTGGGTAAGCTGCGCCAGGATCAGTTTGCCTATGAGAACGAGCGGGTCATCGACACCGTTATCATGGGTAATGCTGAGCTGTGGAAAGTGGCCGCCGAACGCGAGCGGATCTACTCCCTGGCAGAAATGAGTGAAGCCGACGGAATGGCAGTGGCTGACCTGGAAGTGCGCTTTGCTGAACTCGACGGTTATACCGCCGAGTCTCGCGCTGGGGAGCTACTGCTGGGGCTAGGTATTCCCATTGAACAGCATACCGGCCCGATGAGCGAAGTTGCTCCCGGCTGGAAACTGCGTGTGTTGCTGGCCCAGGCACTGTTTTCCGACCCAGATGTACTGCTGCTCGATGAACCGACTAACCATTTGGATATCAATACTATCCGCTGGCTGGAAGATATTCTCAAAGCGCGCAGTAGTACCATGGTGATTATTTCTCACGATCGTCACTTCCTGAATAGCGTGTGCACGCACATGGCGGATCTGGATTACGGGGAAATTACCCTGTTCCCAGGCAACTACGATGACTACATGACCGCGGCCACCGCTGCTCGCGAGCGCCAGCATTCAGATAATGCCAAGAAAAAAGCCCAAATTGCCGAGCTTCAACAGTTTGTTAGCCGCTTCTCGGCCAACGCCTCCAAAGCCAAACAGGCTACTTCACGGGCGCGCCAGATCGACAAAATTAAGCTGGAAGATATCAAGCCGTCCAGCCGAGTTAGCCCGTTTATCCGCTTTGAGCAGAATAAAAAGATTCACCGCAATGCAGTGAATGTTGATGCGATTACCAAAGGCTACGACGATGATAAGCCGCTCTTCGAGCGTTTCTCGATGACCGTAGAAGCGGGTGAGCGGATTGCCATTATCGGCCCCAACGGCATTGGTAAAACTACTCTGCTGAAAACCCTGGCGGGTGATTTACACCCTGATGCTGGTGAAGTGAAGTGGACCGACGCCGCTGAGGTTGGCATGTTTGGTCAAGACCACACCGACGACTTTCCTGTCGATGCCACGCTTTTTGAGTGGATGAGCCAGTGGACCAAAGGCGGCGAGCAGGTGGTGCGCGGTGCGTTGGGCCGGATGCTGTTTTCCAGCGACGACATTAACAAGTCTGTCAGAGTGATCTCAGGTGGTGAGCAGGGGCGCATGCTGTTTGGCAAGCTAACGCTCACCAACCCCAACGTGCTGTTAATGGATGAGCCGACTAACCACCTGGATATGGAATCGATAGAAGCGCTGAACTTAGCGCTGGAAAACTACCCCGGCACGCTGATATTTGTCAGTCACGACCGCGAGTTTGTTTCCTCGCTGGCTACGCGCATTATCGATATGCAGCCTGATGGTCTTGTCGACTTTAGCGGTAGCTACGACGACTACCTGCGTAGCCAAGGCGTTGTCTGA
- a CDS encoding cell division protein ZipA C-terminal FtsZ-binding domain-containing protein: MDITSLPFLLAIASLVLGIVAAAIFVYVVVPKQRRAKAKASAPPPTPKAQPQPPSPEPETPAPAARTEKVKQYSLFVIFAHPDATTDERLAEWLRGKEASYDAVKKVYLISGKQPSNPVTIANAFPPGEMPDLLKGETHEPIRGISLLVKPPLHKRRNQQMYVYVELAKELNDTFSGNLLDADRQPASESTYAQIIG, encoded by the coding sequence ATGGATATCACTTCGCTTCCTTTTTTACTCGCCATCGCTTCATTAGTGCTGGGGATAGTGGCCGCCGCTATTTTCGTCTATGTGGTTGTTCCCAAGCAACGAAGAGCCAAAGCAAAAGCCTCCGCGCCGCCGCCAACACCCAAAGCACAACCCCAGCCGCCCTCACCCGAACCAGAAACCCCTGCGCCTGCTGCGCGTACAGAAAAAGTAAAGCAGTATTCTCTGTTTGTGATTTTTGCCCACCCCGATGCCACCACGGACGAGCGCCTAGCCGAGTGGCTACGAGGAAAAGAAGCCAGCTATGATGCAGTCAAAAAGGTTTACTTAATCAGCGGCAAGCAACCCTCTAACCCGGTAACGATCGCTAACGCCTTTCCACCTGGAGAAATGCCTGATCTACTAAAAGGGGAAACCCACGAACCCATTCGTGGGATTAGCTTGCTGGTTAAGCCACCGCTGCATAAACGTCGCAATCAGCAGATGTACGTTTATGTAGAGCTCGCCAAAGAGTTAAACGACACCTTTAGCGGCAACTTGCTCGATGCCGATAGGCAACCCGCCTCCGAGTCGACCTACGCACAAATTATTGGCTAA
- a CDS encoding TspO/MBR family protein produces MLGSLFALLVSLLLVGITATTGGRFRPDSWYRQLQKPSWTPPDIAFPIAWGILYLLMAIAAWRIYMADDSPLRTASLVVYGFQLLANAAWSWLFFGRKQITAALADIVLLLGLITLAIALFANVSALAAWLMVPYWLWVALALTLNAAILRLNNRA; encoded by the coding sequence ATGCTCGGTTCGCTGTTCGCTCTGCTGGTGTCACTCCTGCTTGTTGGCATTACTGCCACCACGGGGGGGCGTTTCCGCCCTGATAGCTGGTACCGTCAACTGCAGAAACCTAGCTGGACACCACCTGATATTGCTTTCCCTATCGCCTGGGGCATCCTTTATTTATTGATGGCCATTGCGGCGTGGCGTATTTATATGGCTGATGACTCCCCGTTACGCACCGCCAGCTTGGTCGTATATGGCTTTCAATTACTGGCCAATGCAGCTTGGTCATGGTTGTTCTTTGGGCGCAAGCAAATTACCGCAGCGCTGGCGGATATCGTGCTCCTGTTGGGGTTAATTACGCTAGCCATTGCGCTATTCGCTAATGTGAGCGCGTTGGCTGCTTGGCTAATGGTGCCTTACTGGCTTTGGGTGGCGCTTGCGTTAACACTTAATGCAGCTATTTTACGATTAAATAATAGGGCCTAA
- a CDS encoding helix-turn-helix transcriptional regulator codes for MKYCSPIGDIDCDFLANVGSAAWHKQLASLVRSAGNRDFPARLEMVLRAIAGFDTILINTYKGRRRPLLIHDDYPSENRQQAIDRYLSGAYLLDPFFTAIDGGLDSGVYRLRELAPDRFESSDYYAHYYRSLGLADEVGLFACVGEDVLMVVSLGFQKDAPLKRRSLQVLKNVAPLIETLLMEFWKWQGMLFQQTLEKHAPVEAAFASFGQQLLTAREQEIVRLLLAGHSTKSAARELDISDGTVKVHRKHIYQRLDISSQSQLFQLFLEHVALISRQLRS; via the coding sequence ATGAAATACTGTTCGCCAATAGGTGATATCGACTGTGATTTTCTGGCTAATGTAGGCAGTGCTGCTTGGCATAAGCAGCTTGCCAGTTTGGTGCGCTCTGCGGGGAATCGGGACTTTCCGGCGCGGCTGGAGATGGTGCTGCGAGCTATAGCAGGCTTTGATACGATTCTGATTAATACCTACAAGGGGCGTCGTCGGCCGCTACTGATTCACGACGACTACCCGTCTGAAAATCGTCAACAGGCGATAGACCGCTATCTCAGTGGTGCCTATTTGTTGGATCCTTTTTTTACTGCTATTGATGGCGGGCTGGACAGTGGGGTCTATCGACTGCGGGAACTTGCACCAGACCGTTTTGAATCTAGCGACTATTATGCGCATTACTACCGGTCGTTAGGGTTAGCCGATGAGGTTGGGCTATTTGCCTGTGTTGGAGAAGATGTCTTGATGGTGGTGTCATTAGGGTTTCAGAAAGACGCCCCTCTGAAGCGCCGCTCCCTGCAAGTCTTGAAAAATGTGGCACCGCTGATCGAGACTCTGCTGATGGAGTTCTGGAAGTGGCAGGGCATGCTTTTTCAGCAAACACTGGAAAAACATGCCCCTGTGGAAGCCGCTTTCGCGAGCTTTGGCCAGCAGTTATTAACGGCACGTGAACAGGAAATAGTGCGTCTTCTGTTAGCCGGGCACTCCACTAAGTCAGCGGCTCGCGAGCTTGATATCAGCGATGGAACCGTAAAGGTACATCGCAAACATATTTATCAGCGTTTGGATATTTCCAGTCAATCGCAGCTTTTTCAGCTGTTTCTTGAGCATGTGGCGTTAATTTCCCGACAATTGAGAAGCTAG
- a CDS encoding aldehyde dehydrogenase, with translation MNTPTTVSTIISTTAPTNQTEWQALAEKLDFETRAYINDRFVDAQSGNTLTTINPATGSVLAEVASCDDADAALAVKAAQEAFQRGDWARRSPTQRKVTLLKLADLMQDHKHELALLDTLDMGKPISSALGDIDGAISCLRYTAESIDKLYGEVAPTGDNNLGLIVREPLGVVAAIVPWNFPLMMTAWKIAPALAAGNSVILKPSEKSPLSALRLASLSKQAGLPMGVFQVLPGYGHTVGKALALSMQVDCLAFTGSTQVGKQLMQYAGQSNLKRVYLECGGKSPNIIFADCQNLDKAAQHAATAIFHNQGEVCIAGSRLLVENSIREDFVARVVKAAEQMQPGDPLDPESFMGAMVDETQYRRVLDYIQQGQEEGATLRAGGEPLNGPGLFIPPTIFDDVTPKMAVGREEIFGPVLAVFGFDNEDEALALANDSDFGLAAGVWSQNIDRVMRVSRKLQSGQVYVNNWAGPDMTVPFGGVKQSGNGRDKSLHSLDEYTEIKTIWMSLQP, from the coding sequence ATGAACACCCCAACCACTGTCTCAACAATTATTTCAACCACGGCCCCAACCAACCAGACCGAGTGGCAAGCGTTAGCGGAAAAGCTCGATTTCGAAACCCGTGCGTATATCAATGACCGCTTTGTGGATGCACAGAGTGGTAACACGCTTACTACGATTAACCCTGCTACCGGCAGCGTGTTAGCCGAGGTCGCAAGCTGTGACGACGCTGACGCTGCACTCGCGGTTAAAGCCGCCCAAGAAGCTTTCCAACGGGGCGATTGGGCGCGGCGCTCACCGACACAGCGTAAAGTCACCCTCCTTAAGCTTGCTGACTTAATGCAGGATCATAAGCATGAATTGGCACTGCTTGATACGCTCGATATGGGCAAGCCTATTTCAAGCGCTTTGGGTGATATCGACGGAGCCATCAGCTGTTTGCGCTATACCGCGGAAAGCATCGACAAACTTTATGGTGAAGTTGCCCCCACGGGTGATAACAATTTAGGGCTTATCGTTCGTGAACCCTTAGGTGTCGTTGCGGCAATCGTACCGTGGAACTTCCCGCTGATGATGACCGCTTGGAAAATCGCCCCTGCCTTAGCAGCAGGGAATAGCGTCATCCTTAAACCATCAGAAAAATCACCGCTGTCAGCGCTGCGCCTTGCTAGTTTATCCAAGCAAGCGGGCCTGCCCATGGGCGTTTTTCAGGTTCTGCCTGGCTATGGCCATACGGTAGGTAAAGCGCTGGCGCTATCAATGCAGGTCGACTGCCTTGCTTTTACCGGCTCAACACAGGTCGGTAAACAGCTGATGCAATACGCTGGGCAGTCGAACCTTAAGCGCGTCTATTTAGAGTGCGGAGGCAAAAGCCCCAACATCATCTTTGCGGACTGCCAGAATCTCGACAAAGCTGCCCAGCATGCCGCAACGGCTATCTTCCACAATCAGGGCGAGGTCTGTATTGCAGGCTCTCGTTTGTTGGTAGAAAACAGTATCCGTGAAGACTTTGTAGCCCGCGTGGTAAAAGCCGCCGAGCAAATGCAGCCAGGAGATCCACTAGACCCAGAAAGCTTCATGGGTGCCATGGTGGACGAGACCCAATACCGCCGAGTGCTCGACTATATACAACAGGGCCAGGAAGAGGGGGCCACACTAAGAGCCGGTGGAGAACCGCTTAACGGCCCTGGGCTATTTATCCCACCCACGATTTTTGATGACGTTACGCCTAAGATGGCAGTAGGTCGCGAGGAAATTTTCGGCCCAGTGCTAGCGGTATTTGGCTTCGATAACGAAGACGAAGCGCTTGCGCTCGCTAACGATAGTGACTTCGGCTTGGCGGCAGGGGTCTGGAGTCAGAATATTGATCGTGTGATGCGTGTTTCACGCAAGCTCCAGTCTGGGCAAGTGTACGTAAACAACTGGGCAGGCCCGGACATGACAGTACCGTTCGGTGGTGTTAAGCAATCAGGCAACGGGCGGGATAAATCGCTTCATTCGCTTGACGAGTATACCGAGATAAAAACCATCTGGATGTCGTTACAGCCATAG
- a CDS encoding M20 family metallo-hydrolase — translation MQIAIDGQRLWSSLMAMAEIGATPNGGSNRLALTQEDAAGRHLLIKWCEEIGCQVRVDGVGNLFIRRPGKRNDLKPVATGSHLDTQPKGGRFDGVLGVLAGLEVFRSLHDHNVVTERPLELIVWTNEEGSRFAPAMVASGTYAGVFAVEETLARQDAKGVTFGQALEETGFKGNLPIGEPQLASFFELHIEQGPVLEEEELAIGVVTGVQGMRWFDLTIQGNAAHAGTTPMSYRQDALAAAARLIDRLYTHAAYDTSGDTKVTFGCLEIDTPSRNVIPANVSLTVDLRHVVEEQLDILEERFRSELADITGTFGVVADLERTWASPVVEFDEQCVAALERAAKCHSIPYRRMMSGAGHDAVYVSRVAPTAMLFIPCRDGISHNEAEYSSPEHCALGAQTLCDALIENANSLEINA, via the coding sequence ATGCAGATTGCTATTGATGGTCAGCGACTTTGGTCAAGTTTAATGGCGATGGCAGAGATCGGCGCCACGCCCAACGGCGGAAGTAACCGCTTGGCGCTTACCCAGGAGGATGCTGCCGGTAGGCATCTATTGATTAAGTGGTGTGAAGAGATTGGCTGCCAAGTTCGTGTTGATGGCGTAGGCAATCTTTTTATCCGCCGACCTGGTAAGCGTAACGACCTTAAACCTGTGGCGACAGGCAGCCATCTGGACACCCAGCCCAAAGGCGGACGCTTCGATGGCGTTCTGGGAGTACTCGCCGGATTAGAAGTGTTTCGTTCCCTGCACGATCACAATGTAGTGACCGAACGTCCGCTTGAACTTATCGTCTGGACCAACGAGGAAGGCAGCCGCTTTGCACCAGCCATGGTAGCGTCTGGTACCTATGCAGGAGTTTTCGCAGTTGAGGAAACCCTAGCTCGACAGGATGCCAAGGGCGTTACCTTTGGACAAGCGCTTGAAGAGACGGGCTTCAAAGGCAACCTGCCTATTGGGGAGCCGCAGCTAGCCAGCTTTTTTGAGCTGCATATTGAGCAAGGCCCAGTGCTTGAAGAAGAGGAGCTGGCAATTGGCGTTGTCACTGGCGTGCAGGGAATGCGCTGGTTTGACCTGACGATTCAAGGGAATGCGGCCCATGCGGGCACCACTCCAATGTCTTATCGCCAGGATGCATTAGCGGCAGCCGCAAGATTAATTGACCGCCTATACACCCATGCGGCGTACGACACCAGCGGTGATACCAAGGTAACCTTTGGATGCCTGGAAATTGATACGCCGTCTCGCAATGTCATCCCTGCTAACGTCAGCCTGACCGTCGACCTTCGACATGTAGTGGAAGAGCAACTAGACATACTTGAAGAGCGATTTCGTAGCGAGTTAGCAGACATTACCGGCACGTTTGGCGTAGTAGCAGACCTTGAGCGCACCTGGGCCTCTCCCGTGGTTGAGTTTGACGAACAATGCGTTGCCGCGCTTGAAAGAGCAGCCAAATGTCACAGTATTCCCTACCGCCGGATGATGAGCGGCGCTGGTCACGATGCTGTTTACGTTTCACGAGTGGCCCCCACTGCGATGCTATTCATTCCCTGTCGCGATGGTATTAGCCACAACGAAGCGGAGTATTCCTCACCGGAACACTGCGCCCTCGGCGCTCAAACGCTCTGTGACGCCCTTATCGAAAACGCCAACAGCCTGGAAATTAACGCATGA
- a CDS encoding aminotransferase, with product MTKTRPAHAYDSQDLWQKDKDHFIHPFTDFSLFNEKGCDLITDSEGIYVEDIRGNRFIDGIAGLWCVNVGHGRAEIGQAMADQATRMAYFSTFNNLSNAPATELAAKLAELAPSHLNHVFYSCGGSAANDATIRLVHYYFNRLGKPKKKQILSRTNAYHGTTYMAASLTGIESNNWEFDTLDHMVTHLSEANCYRQPEDMTEADYCDHLVDELESAIERIGADNIAAFIAEPIMGAGGVLMAPQGYHARMQAVCRANHILYIADEVVTGFGRLGHFFASEAVFDTQPDIINVAKGLSSGYAPLGATLISDELYAVLSTPQGPGGVLSTGFTYSGHPVSCAAALKNIEIIEREGLCENVRDIGPYLERKLKTLVAHETIGDIRGSHFMMAIENVADKATKELLPVEARVGDRVAAEAQKRGLIIRPVGHLNIISPPLIWTRQIVDDVVAILDESFAATTLSLKADGYL from the coding sequence ATGACCAAGACCAGGCCTGCGCATGCTTACGACTCGCAAGATCTGTGGCAGAAGGATAAAGATCACTTTATCCACCCCTTTACAGACTTCAGCCTCTTCAACGAAAAAGGCTGTGACTTAATTACCGACAGCGAGGGCATCTATGTAGAGGATATCCGTGGGAATCGTTTTATCGATGGCATCGCTGGATTGTGGTGCGTCAATGTAGGACATGGTCGCGCTGAAATAGGGCAGGCGATGGCTGATCAAGCGACCCGCATGGCTTACTTCTCAACCTTTAATAATCTCTCCAATGCGCCTGCCACTGAGCTGGCCGCCAAGCTAGCTGAGCTTGCGCCTTCACACTTGAATCATGTGTTTTATAGTTGCGGTGGGTCTGCGGCGAATGACGCCACCATCCGATTGGTGCATTACTATTTCAACCGCCTGGGTAAGCCAAAGAAAAAGCAAATTCTTTCACGTACCAATGCCTATCATGGCACCACCTATATGGCGGCGAGCCTCACCGGTATTGAGAGTAATAACTGGGAATTCGACACCCTTGATCATATGGTAACTCACCTCAGTGAGGCTAACTGCTATCGTCAACCTGAAGACATGACGGAAGCCGACTACTGTGATCATCTCGTTGATGAGCTGGAAAGTGCGATTGAACGAATTGGTGCAGACAATATTGCAGCGTTTATCGCAGAACCCATTATGGGGGCTGGCGGCGTACTGATGGCTCCTCAGGGGTATCATGCGCGTATGCAGGCGGTATGCCGTGCTAACCATATCCTCTATATTGCCGACGAAGTGGTCACCGGCTTTGGTCGTTTAGGGCACTTTTTTGCCTCTGAGGCGGTGTTTGATACCCAGCCCGATATTATTAACGTAGCGAAAGGTCTCTCTTCCGGTTACGCCCCACTCGGTGCCACGCTGATATCTGATGAGCTATATGCTGTACTCAGCACCCCTCAAGGCCCTGGCGGGGTACTGAGTACCGGCTTTACTTATTCAGGTCATCCGGTCAGCTGTGCGGCAGCGCTTAAAAATATTGAAATTATTGAGCGTGAAGGCCTGTGTGAAAATGTGCGTGACATAGGGCCTTACCTTGAGCGCAAACTCAAAACCCTAGTGGCTCACGAGACAATTGGCGACATTCGTGGCAGTCATTTCATGATGGCGATTGAAAACGTCGCCGATAAAGCCACCAAAGAGCTGTTGCCTGTTGAAGCGCGGGTGGGTGATCGCGTGGCTGCTGAGGCACAGAAGCGTGGTTTGATAATCCGGCCAGTGGGACATCTCAATATTATTTCGCCCCCATTAATTTGGACTCGCCAAATAGTTGACGATGTGGTGGCCATTTTAGATGAGTCCTTTGCCGCTACCACGCTCTCTCTTAAAGCGGATGGTTACTTGTAA
- a CDS encoding Na+/H+ antiporter NhaC family protein, which yields MEDYGILSLIPTLVVLVMAIVTRRTIESLLAGAIVGLLMYQPFDIVTQGSDILLDVLGNETVTWIILVCGLFGSLIALLVKMGGVLSFGNAITKRIHTQRQSLLATWVLGLIIFVDDYLNALTISASMKKVTDRFNVSREKLAYIVDSTAAPICILVPFSTWAVFFAGLLEDNNAAGNGMGLYIEAIPFMFYAWVAAALVPLVAMGWIPNLGPMRAAEARAAGGQPQPDGVEENALEVGNECTKHPHLINFLLPIATLIFFTWYFEIDILRGVIVALVVTLVLIAIQKLLSFNDTFDTALDGFKAMIMPLGTLVAGFVLKEVNDLLGLTGFVIATVQPLMTASMLPAVVFVTMAFLAFATGSFWGIFIIAMPIVLPLASGMDAHMPLVVGALISASAFGSHACFYGDSTVLSAQGAGCSPMAHALTQLPYVLIAASIAAGIFMLVGHL from the coding sequence ATGGAAGATTATGGAATTTTAAGCCTAATACCTACCCTGGTTGTCTTGGTAATGGCGATTGTTACTAGGCGTACTATCGAGTCACTCCTTGCGGGTGCGATCGTCGGGCTATTGATGTATCAGCCTTTCGATATTGTCACTCAAGGCTCGGATATCCTATTGGATGTGCTTGGCAATGAAACAGTTACCTGGATTATTCTAGTGTGCGGGCTTTTTGGTAGTTTAATTGCACTGCTAGTTAAAATGGGGGGCGTTTTAAGCTTTGGTAATGCGATTACGAAGCGCATTCATACTCAGCGCCAGAGTCTTTTAGCAACTTGGGTATTAGGCTTGATCATCTTTGTTGATGATTATCTTAATGCATTAACTATCAGTGCCTCTATGAAAAAGGTAACCGATCGTTTTAATGTATCGCGGGAAAAACTGGCGTATATCGTCGACTCTACTGCAGCGCCAATCTGTATTCTTGTACCTTTTTCAACCTGGGCTGTTTTCTTTGCGGGTTTACTTGAAGACAATAATGCTGCGGGTAATGGGATGGGTCTGTATATCGAGGCAATACCATTTATGTTCTACGCCTGGGTGGCAGCTGCGCTGGTGCCCCTGGTTGCAATGGGCTGGATTCCCAACCTGGGGCCGATGCGCGCTGCCGAGGCCAGAGCAGCGGGTGGTCAGCCCCAGCCAGATGGGGTAGAAGAGAATGCGCTTGAAGTTGGTAATGAATGCACCAAGCATCCTCACTTAATTAACTTTTTACTCCCCATAGCGACGCTGATTTTCTTTACTTGGTATTTTGAAATCGATATTTTACGAGGCGTTATTGTAGCGCTTGTCGTCACCTTGGTATTAATAGCAATTCAGAAGCTCTTAAGCTTTAACGATACGTTCGATACTGCTCTCGATGGCTTTAAAGCGATGATTATGCCACTGGGTACCTTAGTGGCGGGTTTCGTTTTGAAAGAAGTGAATGACTTGCTTGGGTTAACAGGTTTTGTAATTGCCACAGTACAGCCATTAATGACAGCCAGTATGTTACCGGCTGTCGTATTTGTCACCATGGCGTTTCTGGCTTTTGCTACCGGCTCCTTTTGGGGAATATTTATTATTGCAATGCCCATCGTGCTACCGCTAGCCAGTGGTATGGATGCCCATATGCCCCTCGTTGTGGGTGCTTTAATATCTGCTAGCGCTTTTGGAAGCCATGCTTGCTTCTATGGCGACTCTACGGTGCTTTCTGCCCAGGGGGCTGGTTGCTCGCCAATGGCCCATGCGCTGACTCAGCTTCCCTATGTGTTGATTGCAGCTTCTATTGCTGCAGGCATTTTTATGTTGGTAGGTCACCTATGA